From Triticum urartu cultivar G1812 chromosome 2, Tu2.1, whole genome shotgun sequence, a single genomic window includes:
- the LOC125536882 gene encoding protein TPX2 isoform X2 produces MAAETKPSSGTEAAAVQFQVDEAYEYRAPKYFDFVVDETEADIRAAERWFEAGASHAPSPFAPRIKESRAEVKIDALCDFADAEDPAPSPKNQATEEAAVKAPNPAGDIDGTSACPDTMSESPPTEEKEESPKSFEFPLSKDLAAKSDVGSSTPKIQRPPPPAEVTTAATTRAKSTVKAEACTPKVQGSSSTRSKTVQPSNLKQSSLALKKKSAIKGARDAVAGKAAAAANDIRQENQAVKRQKLDDGSTRQILNVKSRVLLHKGRCCSLSGSTEVVQSSMRHRHDDAHSLKEVTVTPYISAAEMVKKFESGTRDLGSHYSRSMSNEDAATASQRRPKLMLTRPKEPEFQTTHRVRAVRMKSSSELEEEMLAKIPKFRARPFNKKIAEAPSFPPLPRTAPQLPEFNEFHLKTMERASRHADTCSEASSVGTMRSQGSKPLKLAEAKPPQLETALRARPSRVKSTQELELEELEKAPKFKAKPLNKKILESKGDIGVFAHPKAQATEPKEFHFRTDDRLGPPAVADLLDKLSLYSESSSYHDKKDMPRLTIPNPFNLHTDERGHDKERQLEAQLLQKKLEEEKARKFKANPYPYTTDYPVVPPKPEPKPCTRPEGFQLESLVRHEVEQQRLMEERERMAREEAQRRIVRAQPILKEDPIPLPQKERKPLTEVQQFELHVDERAVQRSEFDNRVKEKEITYKRLREENEFAQKIEEEKALKQLRRTLVPQARPLPKFDRPFRPQRSTKQVTRPKSPQLQVNERGARRHPFMR; encoded by the exons ATGGCGGCGGAGACCAAACCCTCCTCCGGGACGGAGGCGGCGGCCGTGCAGTTCCAGGTGGATGAGGCGTACGAGTACCGCGCGCCCAAGTACTTCGACTTTGTCGTCGACGAGACGGAGGCCGACATCCGCGCCGCCGAGCGCTGGTTCGAGGCCGGCGCCAGCCACGCGCCCTCGC CGTTCGCCCCGAGGATCAAGGAGTCGAGAGCGGAGGTCAAGATCGACGCGCTCTGCGACTTCGCGGACGCGGAGGACCCGGCTCCATCTCCAAAG AACCAAGCAACGGAGGAGGCAGCAGTCAAAGCCCCAAATCCGGCAGGGGATATCGATGG CACGTCTGCTTGTCCTGACACCATGTCAGAGTCGCCGCCAACAGAAGAGAAGGAGGAGTCACCCAAGTCTTTCGAGTTCCCCCTGTCCAAAGATTTGGCTGCAAAAT CAGATGTTGGGTCTAGCACGCCTAAGATTCAGAGGCCGCCTCCACCTGCGGAAGTTACCACTGCTGCGACCACTCGTGCCAAGTCAACAGTGAAGGCTGAAGCGTGCACTCCCAAGGTGCAGGGGAGCTCATCCACTCGCTCAAAGACCGTGCAACCGTCTAATCTGAAGCAGTCCTCGCTGGCATTAAAGAAGAAGAGTGCGATCAA GGGGGCTCGTGATGCGGTGGCCGGAAAGGCAGCTGCTGCTGCAAATGATATCAGGCAAGAAAATCAGGCTGTGAAGAGGCAAAAACTAGATGATGGAAGTACAAGACAG ATATTGAACGTCAAGTCCCGGGTGCTGCTTCACAAAGGAAGATGTTGTAGTTTATCAGGAAGCACCGAGGTGGTACAGTCTTCCATGAGGCACCGCCATGACGACGCCCACTCTCTGAAG GAAGTGACAGTGACTCCATATATTTCGGCAGCTGAAATGGTCAAGAAGTTTGAGTCAGGGACTAGAGATTTGGGCAGCCACTACAGCAGATCAATGTCTAAT GAGGATGCAGCAACTGCCTCACAGAGAAGGCCCAAACTTATGCTAACAAGGCCAAAGGAACCTGAGTTTCAGACTACCCACAGGGTCCGAGCAGTCAGAATGAAAAGCTCTTCAGAACTAGAGGAGGAAATGCTGGCCAAGATTCCAAAGTTCAGAGCACGGCCATTTAACAAAAAG ATAGCCGAAGCTCCGTCTTTCCCTCCTCTTCCAAGGACAGCTCCACAGCTCCCTGAATTCAAT GAGTTTCACCTTAAAACGATGGAAAGAGCGTCTCGACATGCTGACACATGTTCAGAAGCTTCTTCCGTAGGAACTATGCGG AGTCAGGGTAGTAAGCCACTTAAACTTGCTGAAGCGAAACCCCCACAACTTGAGACAGCACTGCGCGCAAGGCCATCAAG GGTGAAAAGCACTCAGGAATTGGAACTAGAGGAATTGGAGAAAGCCCCCAAGTTCAAGGCCAAGCCACTGAACAAAAAG ATTCTTGAGAGCAAGGGTGATATTGGTGTTTTTGCCCACCCGAAGGCCCAGGCAACAGAGCCCAAGGAGTTCCATTTTCGTACTGACGACCGCTTGGGACCTCCTGCAGTTGCGGATCTTCTCGACAAG CTTTCTCTGTACTCTGAATCTTCTTCCTACCATGACAAGAAAGATATGCCGAGACTGACGATACCCAACCCTTTCAAtctacatacagat GAAAGAGGGCATGACAAGGAGAGGCAACTAGAGGCACAACTGTTGCAGAAGAAGCTAGAGGAAGAGAAGGCCCGGAAATTCAAGGCTAATCCCTATCCTTACACCACAGACTATCCAGTG GTGCCACCAAAGCCTGAACCGAAACCATGCACGAGGCCAGAAGGTTTTCAGCTGGAGAGCTTGGTGAGACATGAAGTGGAGCAGCAAAGGCTAATGGAAGAAAGAGAGAGGATGGCGAGGGAAGAGGCTCAGAGGAGAATTGTCAGGGCACAACCGATACTGAAAGA GGATCCTATTCCTCTTCCACAGAAGGAGCGAAAGCCTCTTACTGAAGTGCAACAGTTTGAACTGCATGTTGATGAGAGGGCGGTTCAAAGATCAGAATTTGATAACAGA GTGAAGGAGAAGGAGATCACTTACAAGAGGTTGCGAGAGGAAAACGAATTTGCACAGAAG ATCGAGGAAGAGAAGGCGCTGAAGCAGCTGAGGAGGACCTTGGTGCCACAAGCACGGCCCCTCCCAAAGTTCGACAGGCCGTTCCGTCCACAAAGGTCGACGAAGCAGGTGACCAGGCCCAAGTCACCACAGCTTCAGGTGAATGAAAGAGGGGCGAGAAGGCACCCGTTCATGAGATAG
- the LOC125536882 gene encoding protein TPX2 isoform X1 — MAAETKPSSGTEAAAVQFQVDEAYEYRAPKYFDFVVDETEADIRAAERWFEAGASHAPSPFAPRIKESRAEVKIDALCDFADAEDPAPSPKNQATEEAAVKAPNPAGDIDGTSACPDTMSESPPTEEKEESPKSFEFPLSKDLAAKSADVGSSTPKIQRPPPPAEVTTAATTRAKSTVKAEACTPKVQGSSSTRSKTVQPSNLKQSSLALKKKSAIKGARDAVAGKAAAAANDIRQENQAVKRQKLDDGSTRQILNVKSRVLLHKGRCCSLSGSTEVVQSSMRHRHDDAHSLKEVTVTPYISAAEMVKKFESGTRDLGSHYSRSMSNEDAATASQRRPKLMLTRPKEPEFQTTHRVRAVRMKSSSELEEEMLAKIPKFRARPFNKKIAEAPSFPPLPRTAPQLPEFNEFHLKTMERASRHADTCSEASSVGTMRSQGSKPLKLAEAKPPQLETALRARPSRVKSTQELELEELEKAPKFKAKPLNKKILESKGDIGVFAHPKAQATEPKEFHFRTDDRLGPPAVADLLDKLSLYSESSSYHDKKDMPRLTIPNPFNLHTDERGHDKERQLEAQLLQKKLEEEKARKFKANPYPYTTDYPVVPPKPEPKPCTRPEGFQLESLVRHEVEQQRLMEERERMAREEAQRRIVRAQPILKEDPIPLPQKERKPLTEVQQFELHVDERAVQRSEFDNRVKEKEITYKRLREENEFAQKIEEEKALKQLRRTLVPQARPLPKFDRPFRPQRSTKQVTRPKSPQLQVNERGARRHPFMR, encoded by the exons ATGGCGGCGGAGACCAAACCCTCCTCCGGGACGGAGGCGGCGGCCGTGCAGTTCCAGGTGGATGAGGCGTACGAGTACCGCGCGCCCAAGTACTTCGACTTTGTCGTCGACGAGACGGAGGCCGACATCCGCGCCGCCGAGCGCTGGTTCGAGGCCGGCGCCAGCCACGCGCCCTCGC CGTTCGCCCCGAGGATCAAGGAGTCGAGAGCGGAGGTCAAGATCGACGCGCTCTGCGACTTCGCGGACGCGGAGGACCCGGCTCCATCTCCAAAG AACCAAGCAACGGAGGAGGCAGCAGTCAAAGCCCCAAATCCGGCAGGGGATATCGATGG CACGTCTGCTTGTCCTGACACCATGTCAGAGTCGCCGCCAACAGAAGAGAAGGAGGAGTCACCCAAGTCTTTCGAGTTCCCCCTGTCCAAAGATTTGGCTGCAAAAT CAGCAGATGTTGGGTCTAGCACGCCTAAGATTCAGAGGCCGCCTCCACCTGCGGAAGTTACCACTGCTGCGACCACTCGTGCCAAGTCAACAGTGAAGGCTGAAGCGTGCACTCCCAAGGTGCAGGGGAGCTCATCCACTCGCTCAAAGACCGTGCAACCGTCTAATCTGAAGCAGTCCTCGCTGGCATTAAAGAAGAAGAGTGCGATCAA GGGGGCTCGTGATGCGGTGGCCGGAAAGGCAGCTGCTGCTGCAAATGATATCAGGCAAGAAAATCAGGCTGTGAAGAGGCAAAAACTAGATGATGGAAGTACAAGACAG ATATTGAACGTCAAGTCCCGGGTGCTGCTTCACAAAGGAAGATGTTGTAGTTTATCAGGAAGCACCGAGGTGGTACAGTCTTCCATGAGGCACCGCCATGACGACGCCCACTCTCTGAAG GAAGTGACAGTGACTCCATATATTTCGGCAGCTGAAATGGTCAAGAAGTTTGAGTCAGGGACTAGAGATTTGGGCAGCCACTACAGCAGATCAATGTCTAAT GAGGATGCAGCAACTGCCTCACAGAGAAGGCCCAAACTTATGCTAACAAGGCCAAAGGAACCTGAGTTTCAGACTACCCACAGGGTCCGAGCAGTCAGAATGAAAAGCTCTTCAGAACTAGAGGAGGAAATGCTGGCCAAGATTCCAAAGTTCAGAGCACGGCCATTTAACAAAAAG ATAGCCGAAGCTCCGTCTTTCCCTCCTCTTCCAAGGACAGCTCCACAGCTCCCTGAATTCAAT GAGTTTCACCTTAAAACGATGGAAAGAGCGTCTCGACATGCTGACACATGTTCAGAAGCTTCTTCCGTAGGAACTATGCGG AGTCAGGGTAGTAAGCCACTTAAACTTGCTGAAGCGAAACCCCCACAACTTGAGACAGCACTGCGCGCAAGGCCATCAAG GGTGAAAAGCACTCAGGAATTGGAACTAGAGGAATTGGAGAAAGCCCCCAAGTTCAAGGCCAAGCCACTGAACAAAAAG ATTCTTGAGAGCAAGGGTGATATTGGTGTTTTTGCCCACCCGAAGGCCCAGGCAACAGAGCCCAAGGAGTTCCATTTTCGTACTGACGACCGCTTGGGACCTCCTGCAGTTGCGGATCTTCTCGACAAG CTTTCTCTGTACTCTGAATCTTCTTCCTACCATGACAAGAAAGATATGCCGAGACTGACGATACCCAACCCTTTCAAtctacatacagat GAAAGAGGGCATGACAAGGAGAGGCAACTAGAGGCACAACTGTTGCAGAAGAAGCTAGAGGAAGAGAAGGCCCGGAAATTCAAGGCTAATCCCTATCCTTACACCACAGACTATCCAGTG GTGCCACCAAAGCCTGAACCGAAACCATGCACGAGGCCAGAAGGTTTTCAGCTGGAGAGCTTGGTGAGACATGAAGTGGAGCAGCAAAGGCTAATGGAAGAAAGAGAGAGGATGGCGAGGGAAGAGGCTCAGAGGAGAATTGTCAGGGCACAACCGATACTGAAAGA GGATCCTATTCCTCTTCCACAGAAGGAGCGAAAGCCTCTTACTGAAGTGCAACAGTTTGAACTGCATGTTGATGAGAGGGCGGTTCAAAGATCAGAATTTGATAACAGA GTGAAGGAGAAGGAGATCACTTACAAGAGGTTGCGAGAGGAAAACGAATTTGCACAGAAG ATCGAGGAAGAGAAGGCGCTGAAGCAGCTGAGGAGGACCTTGGTGCCACAAGCACGGCCCCTCCCAAAGTTCGACAGGCCGTTCCGTCCACAAAGGTCGACGAAGCAGGTGACCAGGCCCAAGTCACCACAGCTTCAGGTGAATGAAAGAGGGGCGAGAAGGCACCCGTTCATGAGATAG